One Antarctobacter heliothermus DNA segment encodes these proteins:
- a CDS encoding NAD(P)H-quinone oxidoreductase, whose protein sequence is MQIPSDMTAVEISSYGGPEVLKPVTVPVPQAGPGQILIRIAYTGVNRPDALQRAGNYAPPPDASPLPGLEAAGHVAAVGEGVTRWAVGDAITALLPGGGYAEYAVTAADHALPVPDGMSMDRAAALCETFFTVWTNVFKRGELAAGERFLVHGGSSGIGTIAIQLAKLRGARVFATAGSDEKCAACVELGAEAAFNYRETDFVEAMRAEGGADLILDMVGGPYIPRNLDALAMDGRLVQIAFLQGSNVEMDMMQVMTRRLTITGSTLRPQSHTAKAAIARALEAEVWPHLAGGTIGPVMDSEFALVEAAKAHERMESSAHIGKIVLKVA, encoded by the coding sequence ATGCAGATCCCCTCCGATATGACCGCCGTTGAAATTTCATCCTACGGCGGACCAGAGGTGCTAAAGCCCGTGACCGTCCCTGTACCACAAGCCGGACCGGGGCAAATCTTGATCCGCATCGCTTATACCGGAGTGAACCGCCCCGACGCGCTGCAACGTGCCGGCAACTATGCACCACCTCCTGATGCATCACCTCTGCCGGGGCTGGAGGCCGCGGGCCATGTGGCGGCAGTTGGCGAAGGCGTCACCCGCTGGGCCGTTGGTGATGCAATCACGGCTTTGCTGCCCGGCGGCGGGTATGCCGAATACGCGGTCACTGCCGCTGATCATGCTCTTCCTGTACCGGACGGCATGTCGATGGACCGGGCCGCAGCGCTTTGCGAGACGTTCTTCACCGTCTGGACCAATGTTTTCAAGCGCGGTGAGCTGGCGGCAGGCGAACGCTTTCTTGTGCATGGTGGATCATCCGGCATCGGCACCATCGCAATCCAACTGGCAAAGCTACGCGGCGCACGCGTTTTTGCAACGGCAGGATCGGACGAAAAATGTGCCGCTTGTGTTGAATTGGGGGCCGAAGCGGCTTTCAATTATCGCGAAACAGATTTTGTTGAAGCAATGAGGGCAGAGGGCGGTGCCGATCTGATCCTCGACATGGTGGGTGGACCATATATCCCGCGTAATTTGGACGCGCTTGCAATGGATGGGCGGCTTGTACAGATCGCCTTTTTGCAAGGTTCCAATGTCGAGATGGACATGATGCAGGTCATGACCCGTCGCCTGACAATCACCGGATCAACCCTGCGCCCGCAATCCCACACCGCCAAGGCCGCTATCGCCCGCGCCCTTGAAGCGGAAGTTTGGCCACATCTGGCAGGCGGCACCATCGGGCCGGTTATGGACAGTGAATTCGCGCTGGTCGAAGCTGCAAAAGCACATGAGCGAATGGAGAGTTCTGCCCATATCGGCAAGATCGTTTTGAAGGTGGCTTGA
- a CDS encoding TRAP transporter substrate-binding protein: MTKTIEKSLSRRKFFAASAGAAAATALAAPPAIAQGNLTWRMQTHWPTGNWYYEDVFVKFCNRITEATGGELTITPVQNNGIVPTGEVLNAVRRGLLESAFIYPAYWIGRMPVAGHLNGHIGAWDRHEEMHAFFYEMGALDVIREAYAEQGVYQAGPVSYAGLTLYSNKPLRTTADFDGWRVRSTGAAALVFAKMGASPVSIPGGELYQALQTGVVEGAHWGSTSTGWGMNFQEVNKYIVEPDLLGHLNGEVMVGLDAWNSIGDDLKATFNEIVRATSADAAAHFLHQDLLRKQDFVEMGGELTQLDQQAQDNLRRYSLEVVDDFSEQDPKYCGRVGEMLHEFLKITGRA; encoded by the coding sequence ATGACGAAAACGATTGAAAAATCATTATCCCGGCGTAAGTTTTTTGCCGCATCCGCAGGGGCTGCGGCCGCGACGGCGCTCGCAGCACCACCCGCCATCGCGCAGGGTAATTTGACCTGGCGTATGCAAACCCATTGGCCGACCGGCAACTGGTATTACGAAGACGTTTTCGTCAAATTCTGCAACCGCATAACCGAAGCCACAGGCGGTGAACTCACCATCACGCCGGTTCAGAATAACGGTATCGTGCCTACGGGCGAAGTTTTGAACGCTGTGCGCCGCGGCTTACTTGAAAGCGCGTTTATCTACCCCGCCTACTGGATCGGACGCATGCCTGTTGCCGGTCACCTCAATGGCCATATCGGCGCATGGGATCGCCACGAGGAAATGCATGCTTTCTTCTATGAAATGGGTGCCCTTGATGTGATCCGCGAAGCTTATGCGGAACAAGGCGTGTATCAAGCAGGACCGGTCTCTTATGCAGGTCTTACGCTTTATTCCAACAAGCCACTGCGGACCACCGCTGACTTTGATGGGTGGCGTGTCCGTTCGACGGGGGCTGCCGCACTGGTCTTTGCCAAAATGGGGGCCTCTCCCGTTTCGATCCCGGGTGGTGAGCTTTATCAAGCGCTGCAAACCGGTGTTGTCGAGGGCGCGCACTGGGGGTCGACGTCCACCGGTTGGGGTATGAACTTCCAGGAAGTGAACAAGTACATTGTTGAGCCTGACCTTTTGGGCCACCTGAATGGTGAAGTCATGGTTGGCCTGGACGCGTGGAACAGCATCGGTGATGATCTGAAAGCGACGTTCAACGAAATCGTCCGCGCTACATCGGCGGATGCAGCGGCGCATTTCTTGCATCAGGATCTGCTACGCAAGCAGGATTTCGTTGAGATGGGCGGCGAGCTGACTCAATTGGATCAGCAAGCTCAGGACAACTTGCGTCGTTATTCACTCGAAGTTGTGGATGACTTTTCGGAACAAGATCCCAAGTATTGTGGTCGTGTTGGCGAAATGCTGCACGAGTTTCTGAAAATCACCGGACGTGCCTGA
- a CDS encoding TRAP transporter small permease subunit — protein MILFRLIDQINIVIGKTVSYLIWAGIVVLCFEVVARYGFGQPTLWAHGYTQRIFGAYFVLVGAYTLIKRDHVRVDIFINTRSPRVNAGLDLFNYAFLILWGYVLTREGWLFFEDAWSFNERDDSALGHPMWPIKLSLFVGAGLITLQGIVEAIRSLVLIFNPNADVKRSEPA, from the coding sequence ATGATCCTTTTCAGACTTATCGACCAGATTAATATCGTGATTGGCAAAACAGTCAGTTACCTGATTTGGGCCGGCATCGTTGTACTATGTTTCGAGGTGGTCGCACGCTATGGCTTTGGTCAACCTACACTTTGGGCGCACGGCTATACCCAAAGGATTTTCGGGGCCTATTTCGTTTTGGTCGGCGCGTACACATTGATCAAACGGGATCATGTGCGGGTAGATATCTTTATCAACACTCGATCACCACGCGTTAATGCGGGTCTTGATCTGTTCAACTATGCATTTCTCATTCTGTGGGGCTATGTCTTGACCCGCGAAGGTTGGCTGTTCTTCGAGGACGCGTGGTCTTTCAATGAACGTGATGACAGTGCACTTGGGCATCCAATGTGGCCTATCAAACTGTCGCTATTCGTTGGCGCAGGCCTCATCACCTTGCAAGGGATCGTTGAAGCGATCCGGTCTCTTGTATTGATTTTCAATCCCAACGCAGACGTTAAACGGAGCGAGCCAGCATGA
- a CDS encoding Bug family tripartite tricarboxylate transporter substrate binding protein has product MTLTKRHILAGFAALMTTAALPASAQSWPDGPVTMIVPWGAGGGTDATARMIASLLEAEIGVPVPVENRTGGSGVIGHSAIADADPDGQTIGVATLEIGTMHNLGLTDLDYTGYTPLGLYNSDPAAIFVHSKSDHEDIASLLEALEASTDRAFKGSGSAQGGVNHLALAGMLMAAGMPADRVAWVPSEGAAPGLQDLAAGGVEVATASLPEAAALMGAGLIRPLAVFSNDRLDIAPDVPTFTEATGHDFSLGSWRGLVAPAGLDPAATEQLIVAIGKVLEAPEYTKFMQDRGYAMQWTTGADFEAFMKASDAALSDTLKAVGLSN; this is encoded by the coding sequence ATGACCCTGACCAAACGTCATATTCTGGCGGGTTTTGCCGCACTGATGACCACAGCCGCCCTACCTGCCTCGGCGCAAAGTTGGCCTGATGGGCCGGTCACCATGATCGTGCCATGGGGAGCCGGAGGCGGCACTGACGCCACCGCGCGGATGATTGCATCGCTGCTGGAAGCCGAAATCGGTGTGCCTGTGCCAGTGGAGAACCGCACCGGAGGATCGGGCGTGATCGGCCACAGTGCCATTGCGGATGCAGACCCCGACGGCCAGACCATCGGCGTTGCGACGCTTGAGATCGGCACGATGCATAACCTTGGCCTGACTGATCTGGATTATACTGGCTATACCCCGCTTGGTCTCTACAACTCCGATCCCGCAGCGATCTTCGTTCACTCCAAAAGTGACCATGAGGACATCGCGTCGCTGCTCGAAGCGCTCGAAGCGTCGACCGACCGGGCGTTCAAGGGTTCGGGTTCGGCGCAGGGCGGCGTGAACCATCTTGCGCTTGCCGGGATGCTGATGGCCGCCGGGATGCCCGCCGACCGTGTTGCCTGGGTTCCGTCCGAAGGCGCGGCTCCCGGACTTCAGGACCTCGCGGCTGGCGGTGTCGAGGTTGCAACGGCTTCGCTGCCCGAGGCTGCCGCGCTGATGGGGGCCGGGTTGATCCGTCCGCTTGCTGTCTTCTCCAACGACCGGTTGGATATCGCGCCCGACGTGCCGACCTTTACCGAGGCGACGGGCCATGATTTCAGCCTCGGTTCCTGGCGCGGTCTCGTCGCGCCCGCAGGTCTCGACCCAGCCGCCACCGAGCAACTGATCGTCGCGATTGGTAAGGTGCTTGAGGCGCCGGAATACACCAAGTTCATGCAGGACCGCGGATATGCAATGCAATGGACCACCGGCGCGGATTTCGAGGCATTCATGAAAGCCTCGGATGCGGCGCTGAGCGACACGCTGAAGGCCGTCGGCCTTTCGAACTGA
- a CDS encoding isocitrate lyase/PEP mutase family protein: MRQTGLLNGAARLRARLARGGILACPGGADALTARLVQQAGFEAVYMTGLGATAARLGTPDLGLMTQSEMADQARAMVRACDLPVIADADTGYGGPLNIRRTIQDYAMAGVAALHLEDQESPKRCGQLAGVRLIDRASAVQRLSAAVAARDEMQANTVLIGRTDALQPEGLDRALDRARAYRDTGIDLVFVDGVKSRAEVEGIAQGLDGPKVVSLVDGTDAAQLGLSDLEDMGFCVALYAVTALFGAISGAGDALTTLAQTGRPPVQSRTDYGDYAQVVDLVSHQAFSHQFESDV, encoded by the coding sequence ATGAGACAGACCGGATTGCTGAACGGTGCCGCGCGTCTGCGCGCAAGGCTGGCTCGGGGTGGCATCCTAGCCTGTCCGGGCGGAGCCGACGCGCTGACCGCCCGTCTGGTGCAACAAGCGGGGTTCGAGGCAGTCTACATGACCGGGCTGGGGGCGACGGCTGCACGGCTGGGCACGCCAGACCTTGGCTTGATGACCCAGTCGGAAATGGCCGACCAAGCCCGAGCCATGGTGCGCGCCTGCGATCTGCCGGTCATCGCGGATGCCGATACCGGCTATGGCGGGCCCCTGAATATCCGCCGTACCATCCAAGACTACGCGATGGCCGGAGTCGCGGCCTTGCACCTTGAGGATCAAGAGAGTCCGAAACGTTGCGGGCAGCTGGCGGGGGTTCGGCTGATTGACCGGGCGAGTGCGGTCCAACGTCTGAGTGCAGCGGTTGCCGCAAGGGACGAGATGCAAGCCAACACCGTTCTGATAGGCCGGACGGACGCTCTGCAACCCGAAGGGCTGGACCGCGCGCTTGACCGGGCGCGCGCCTACCGCGACACGGGCATCGATCTTGTCTTTGTCGATGGGGTCAAGTCCCGGGCAGAGGTCGAAGGCATCGCGCAGGGTCTGGACGGCCCCAAGGTGGTCAGTCTTGTCGATGGCACGGATGCCGCCCAACTGGGGCTCAGCGACCTGGAAGACATGGGCTTCTGTGTCGCGCTCTACGCGGTGACGGCGCTTTTTGGTGCCATTTCCGGCGCAGGAGACGCCCTTACCACGCTTGCCCAGACCGGGCGCCCCCCTGTTCAATCACGCACAGACTATGGCGATTACGCGCAGGTCGTGGACCTTGTCAGCCATCAGGCTTTTTCTCACCAGTTCGAATCCGATGTCTGA
- a CDS encoding tripartite tricarboxylate transporter permease has protein sequence MLSHLSEAIPLVLNWNMALVMLACSAFGLFVGAIPGLSATMATAMLVPITFFMDPVPAIAAIVTTAAMAIFASDIPAALVRIPGTAASAAYIGDLNAMTRDGRVGRALGISVTASAIGGVFGSLVLMVAAPKLALVSLNFTSFEYFWLALLGLSAAVMLGTGSILKSLMSLLFGLLIASVGMDTTSGYPRFTFGIDSLLGGVAFVPALIGMFAIPELIRTFVNRDAVPPVTPVGNPLNMFRGVGSLLWRNKTGLLRGSTIGTVIGILPGAGSDIGSWISYAVSKRFSKTPEDYGKGTEKGLTEACAANNSALSGAYVPAMVFGIPGDSITAIVIGVLYVKGLNPGPMVFLTSGDKIMAIFLVFLIANLLIVPLGLLAVALASQVLRVPKLTLAPLILGFCIVGSYSIDSSASGIVIMLVLGFFAYLMEENGFPVAPAILGIVMGLLVERNFVTSLIKSDGLALGFVERPIAAGLAVLVLLVWVTPVLMWLFRRRSAA, from the coding sequence ATGTTGTCCCACCTCTCAGAGGCAATTCCACTGGTTCTGAACTGGAACATGGCGTTGGTCATGCTGGCCTGCTCTGCCTTTGGACTGTTCGTCGGCGCGATCCCCGGCCTTTCGGCGACGATGGCCACCGCGATGTTGGTTCCGATCACTTTCTTCATGGACCCGGTGCCAGCCATTGCTGCCATCGTTACGACCGCAGCGATGGCGATCTTTGCCTCGGACATTCCCGCAGCGCTGGTGCGCATTCCCGGCACCGCCGCATCGGCCGCCTATATCGGTGATCTCAACGCCATGACCCGCGACGGGCGCGTCGGACGCGCGCTGGGCATCTCCGTCACCGCCTCGGCCATCGGCGGGGTATTCGGGTCGCTGGTGCTGATGGTGGCGGCGCCGAAATTGGCGCTCGTTTCGCTCAACTTCACCTCGTTCGAATACTTCTGGCTGGCCCTGCTCGGCCTTTCGGCGGCGGTCATGCTGGGCACTGGATCAATCCTGAAATCTCTGATGTCGCTGTTGTTCGGTTTGCTGATCGCCAGTGTTGGCATGGATACGACTTCGGGTTATCCGCGATTTACGTTTGGTATCGACTCCCTGCTGGGTGGCGTCGCGTTTGTTCCGGCGTTGATCGGAATGTTCGCCATCCCCGAGCTAATTCGCACCTTCGTGAACCGCGATGCGGTGCCGCCCGTGACGCCCGTCGGCAATCCGCTGAACATGTTTCGCGGAGTTGGTTCGCTGCTGTGGAGGAACAAGACCGGCCTGCTGCGCGGCTCGACCATCGGCACGGTAATAGGCATTCTGCCCGGCGCGGGATCCGACATCGGGTCGTGGATCTCCTACGCGGTGTCCAAGCGGTTCTCGAAAACGCCCGAGGACTATGGCAAAGGCACCGAAAAGGGTCTGACTGAGGCCTGCGCCGCCAACAACTCGGCGCTGTCGGGCGCTTATGTGCCCGCGATGGTGTTTGGCATTCCCGGCGACAGCATCACTGCGATCGTCATCGGCGTTCTGTACGTCAAGGGGCTCAATCCGGGACCGATGGTCTTTTTGACCTCGGGTGACAAGATCATGGCGATCTTCCTGGTGTTTCTCATCGCCAACCTGCTGATCGTGCCGCTGGGCCTGCTGGCGGTGGCGCTCGCGTCGCAGGTGCTTCGAGTCCCGAAACTGACGCTGGCGCCGCTGATCCTGGGGTTCTGCATTGTCGGGTCCTACTCGATTGATTCCTCTGCTTCGGGCATCGTGATCATGCTGGTTCTGGGTTTCTTTGCCTACCTGATGGAAGAAAACGGGTTTCCGGTCGCTCCGGCCATCTTGGGAATCGTCATGGGGCTGCTTGTCGAACGGAACTTCGTCACGTCTCTGATCAAGTCCGACGGACTGGCCTTGGGCTTTGTCGAGCGCCCCATCGCGGCAGGTCTCGCGGTGCTGGTCCTGCTGGTTTGGGTCACGCCCGTCCTGATGTGGCTGTTTCGCCGGAGGAGTGCGGCATGA
- a CDS encoding GntR family transcriptional regulator, which yields MTLVPIKPARSLAETAASQIRDAILSGAFRLGENISEDRLVERLGVSRTPVRDAMALLAREGLVIVRPKRGTFVFETSPEDIKAICDYREILETQAVRVALRCDRAAYLAELQTVIDAMTAALEADDANAYGRLDTQFHGAAFSHCGNSYLKDANSLVAGRIAALRANITAPYAERRAESMAEHVAMVDLLGTGELDAFDAALKIHIRRTEDVYSRALADGHLGGSTTEVQK from the coding sequence ATGACGCTTGTTCCGATCAAACCGGCCCGGTCGCTGGCCGAAACTGCGGCCTCCCAGATCCGAGACGCGATCCTGTCGGGGGCTTTCCGTCTGGGCGAGAACATTTCCGAAGATCGGTTGGTCGAGCGGCTCGGCGTCTCGCGTACGCCGGTACGCGATGCGATGGCGCTGCTCGCGCGCGAGGGGCTTGTGATCGTGCGCCCCAAGCGCGGTACTTTCGTGTTCGAAACATCACCCGAGGATATCAAGGCGATCTGTGACTATCGCGAAATCCTCGAGACACAGGCGGTTCGGGTCGCATTGCGCTGCGACCGGGCCGCCTATCTGGCCGAATTGCAAACGGTCATCGATGCGATGACAGCCGCACTCGAGGCCGACGATGCAAATGCCTACGGTCGCCTCGACACGCAGTTCCACGGCGCCGCCTTTAGCCATTGCGGCAATTCCTATCTGAAAGACGCCAATTCTCTGGTCGCCGGGCGCATCGCCGCGCTGCGCGCCAACATCACTGCCCCCTATGCCGAACGTCGTGCGGAATCTATGGCCGAACACGTCGCAATGGTAGATCTGTTGGGCACGGGCGAACTTGACGCCTTCGACGCTGCGTTGAAGATCCACATTCGCCGGACCGAGGATGTCTACAGCCGCGCGCTGGCCGACGGGCATTTGGGCGGCTCTACGACAGAGGTACAGAAATGA
- a CDS encoding tripartite tricarboxylate transporter TctB family protein, which translates to MKLHDSAIGAVLVLFGAWIVYSALGFPRLTGQPIGPGTFPVVLGALCTLGGAALVVVGLIGRNGALVTLHPGWRRPDRFATASLMIVGTALLAVTFETVGFPLGGSLLLAALFLASGRRHPVWVLVAIGFVCTVHLLLTRFLQVPLPAGVLKGFF; encoded by the coding sequence ATGAAGCTCCACGACAGCGCCATCGGTGCCGTGCTTGTCCTGTTCGGCGCTTGGATTGTGTATTCGGCATTGGGATTTCCGCGACTAACGGGACAGCCCATCGGACCGGGCACCTTTCCTGTGGTTCTGGGCGCACTCTGCACCCTGGGCGGTGCGGCGCTTGTCGTGGTCGGCCTGATCGGCAGGAACGGCGCGCTTGTCACGCTCCACCCGGGCTGGCGGCGGCCTGACCGGTTCGCCACCGCAAGCCTGATGATCGTAGGCACTGCGCTGCTTGCCGTGACCTTCGAAACCGTTGGTTTTCCACTTGGCGGTAGCCTTCTGCTAGCGGCGCTGTTTCTGGCTTCGGGCAGACGTCACCCCGTTTGGGTTCTGGTCGCCATCGGCTTTGTCTGCACTGTGCATCTGTTGCTGACCCGGTTCCTCCAAGTTCCCTTGCCCGCAGGCGTTCTGAAGGGGTTTTTCTGA
- a CDS encoding phosphotransferase family protein, translated as MNDLDLQALANWLADKWPDGCDLQTQRISGGQSNPTWFITWGANRLVLRKKPAGPILPGAHAIEREFRVQNALSGTGVPVPRMLYFEADASILGTPFYVMERLEGRVFADTTLPDVEAGDRREIYLDMARTLARLHAVRPDQIGLGDYGKPGNYFSRQIAKWSRQYVESDGPRIADIDWLMDWLPANIPVDDGATAIAHGDFRLGNLMYHPTEPRVIAVLDWELSTLGHPLADLGYCVMPWNSSPAEYGGILGTNWMAAGIPSQTEFVSEYYTTAQRTAPLLPFHKAFAMFRFAVIFIGIADRARAGNAASAEAADLGALAPRFAARAREVLASTPSNIGKTV; from the coding sequence ATGAACGATCTTGATCTTCAGGCGCTTGCGAACTGGCTTGCCGACAAATGGCCCGACGGTTGCGATCTACAGACCCAACGGATCAGCGGTGGGCAATCCAACCCGACATGGTTTATCACTTGGGGCGCAAACCGATTGGTTCTGCGTAAGAAACCCGCTGGTCCCATTCTGCCGGGCGCCCATGCGATAGAACGGGAATTCCGCGTCCAAAACGCGTTGTCCGGAACGGGGGTTCCTGTGCCGCGCATGCTGTACTTTGAAGCGGATGCCAGCATCCTCGGCACGCCATTCTATGTGATGGAGCGATTGGAGGGACGGGTTTTCGCAGACACCACGCTTCCCGATGTGGAAGCCGGCGATCGTCGAGAAATTTACCTCGACATGGCGCGCACATTGGCGAGATTGCATGCGGTGCGCCCCGATCAGATCGGTCTTGGTGATTATGGCAAACCCGGCAATTACTTTTCCCGCCAGATCGCGAAGTGGAGCCGCCAATACGTTGAATCGGACGGCCCCCGCATTGCGGATATCGACTGGCTGATGGACTGGCTGCCCGCCAATATTCCAGTCGATGATGGCGCCACAGCCATCGCGCATGGGGATTTTCGGCTGGGCAACCTGATGTACCACCCGACAGAACCGCGCGTCATCGCCGTTCTGGATTGGGAACTGTCAACGCTAGGTCATCCTCTCGCCGATCTTGGCTATTGCGTGATGCCGTGGAATTCTTCGCCGGCTGAATATGGCGGTATCCTCGGGACGAATTGGATGGCAGCGGGCATTCCGTCACAGACCGAATTCGTATCCGAATATTACACCACCGCCCAACGGACTGCGCCTCTTCTACCGTTCCATAAAGCCTTCGCAATGTTTCGATTTGCCGTCATTTTTATCGGTATCGCGGATCGAGCCCGTGCCGGCAATGCGGCCTCGGCCGAAGCCGCCGATCTTGGCGCACTTGCCCCCCGCTTTGCCGCACGCGCTCGCGAGGTCCTCGCGTCGACACCCTCAAATATCGGGAAAACGGTATGA
- a CDS encoding TRAP transporter large permease — protein sequence MSPELLTIGMFGLVLFAIIAGVSLSFAMGGTAVIFGLLMFGTNGMYSIVTTMFGNMWSILLSAIPLFVFIGVALAKSRIANDLYHAFYLWSGRTPGGLLLGTSGFAATLSAMTGSCAASTVTTGLVGMPAMDKRGYDRTFVLGTIGASGTLGIMIPPSITLILIGMQTGQSVGRLFMGGLIAGLLLLAIFMLYVGIRSRMHPELAPGAEVRAPLAERVKAFRSVILPLIIILSVLVSIFAGIATPTEAAAVGAAAVVFSVAVRGELSFSYIREVSFATATMTGMVIWIVFGASAFIAIYGGGGGTAFMTGMLGNMNVHPLVMILIMQAITLVLGMFLDPIGIILLVLPIFFPIVVQLGFDPIWFCILFQLNLCIGYISPPFGYNLFYLKSLSPTTPITAIYRAVAPFLFLMLLTGAVIFLFPQTITRFTDI from the coding sequence ATGAGCCCGGAACTACTCACGATTGGCATGTTCGGCTTAGTGCTGTTTGCCATCATCGCAGGCGTATCCTTGTCATTCGCCATGGGCGGTACGGCAGTGATTTTTGGGCTGCTCATGTTCGGCACCAACGGAATGTATTCAATTGTCACGACCATGTTTGGCAACATGTGGTCAATTCTGTTGTCGGCCATCCCCCTGTTTGTTTTTATCGGTGTCGCATTGGCAAAATCCCGCATCGCGAATGACCTATACCATGCGTTTTATCTATGGTCAGGGCGCACGCCGGGGGGCCTTTTGCTCGGGACTTCGGGCTTCGCCGCAACCTTATCTGCCATGACGGGCAGTTGCGCGGCGTCAACGGTAACAACCGGTCTGGTAGGAATGCCCGCGATGGATAAACGCGGTTATGATCGGACTTTCGTTTTGGGGACGATTGGTGCATCCGGAACACTGGGGATTATGATTCCGCCTTCCATCACGCTCATTCTGATCGGGATGCAAACGGGTCAATCTGTGGGGCGCTTGTTTATGGGCGGGCTGATCGCGGGTCTGCTGTTACTTGCGATTTTCATGCTCTACGTCGGTATCCGCTCAAGAATGCATCCCGAACTGGCTCCCGGCGCAGAAGTTCGTGCGCCTTTGGCCGAACGAGTGAAAGCGTTCCGCTCTGTCATCCTGCCGCTGATCATAATCCTTTCCGTACTTGTCTCGATTTTTGCAGGCATTGCCACGCCAACAGAGGCCGCCGCCGTGGGGGCCGCTGCTGTCGTCTTTTCCGTCGCGGTGCGCGGGGAACTTTCATTCAGCTATATCCGCGAAGTCAGTTTCGCCACCGCGACCATGACGGGCATGGTGATCTGGATTGTCTTTGGCGCATCCGCCTTCATTGCCATTTATGGCGGGGGCGGAGGAACTGCCTTCATGACCGGAATGCTTGGAAATATGAACGTGCATCCGCTGGTGATGATCTTGATCATGCAGGCGATCACCCTTGTATTGGGCATGTTCCTTGATCCGATCGGGATCATTCTCTTGGTGCTGCCGATCTTTTTCCCGATTGTGGTGCAGCTTGGATTTGATCCGATCTGGTTCTGCATCCTGTTCCAGCTGAACCTGTGCATCGGCTATATTTCCCCCCCCTTCGGCTACAACCTTTTCTACCTGAAAAGCCTCAGCCCAACGACTCCGATCACGGCAATATATCGCGCCGTCGCACCGTTTCTGTTTCTGATGTTGCTCACCGGTGCGGTGATATTCCTGTTCCCACAAACCATAACCAGATTCACCGACATTTAA